A stretch of DNA from Myotis daubentonii chromosome 12, mMyoDau2.1, whole genome shotgun sequence:
AAATTCACGTCAGCAAGTCCAGTGAACGATTTCTGTGAAATCTCCCTCTAGGCTGACCTTGAATCTTACCCTCTCTAACCTGACTGACCCTTCACCTTTCCCActgaggccccccagcccagcgccatTTCCTACGGTGTCTGCTGTAATAGCTCCCCCGCTGGGCTCCAGGCTCTCTCCTGCCCTGGGCAGTCCTTTCCACCCATAGGCAGAGAtccttgtttaaatttttatgtttatttttattgatttcagagagaaagggagagagagatagaaacaccagggatcaatgatgagagagactcactgatcggctcctgcacactccctactggggattgagccaaaatctaggcatgtgccttgattcataggtcgacacccaaccactgagccacactggccaggtgccAGAGATCCTTTTAATGTGTTTTGAATTCTATCGTCCCTCCCCTGACACAAAACCTCCAGCGAATTGAGAATCGAGAATAAACTAGGAAACTTCTGATCCCCGCGCGTAAGGCCGGGAAAGCGCCAGTAGCCACCGCTCTCCCTCGCTCAGCTCAGTGCACGTCACCGCACAGGCCCGGCTCTCCATCAGGATCGCGCCTCCCTTCCCTGCATCACACTCGAGCCCTGGCCGCCTGTTTCTCTCACCGGCTGTGTCATTGTCTGAGGGTCGATGTTTATTTTGATTGTTCCCCTGCCGACCCGAACGTGAGCTCCATGGGGAAGAACTTGGTCTTGTTCATCGTTTGATCCTCGTCTCCTGCTTAGCAGGTCACCCCTGGGGGCGATTGTGCCCCCAGAAGACACGTGACGATGCCTGGAGACGTTTTTGTTGTCAcatgtggcgggggtgggggggggtgctgctGGCACGGAATGGGAGAGGCCCATCTGCTGTTGAACATTCTATGGGCTCAGGACAGTCCCCAACAACAGAGAATTACCGCCACCAACCTCAGGAGCGCGGAGATAGAGGAGCGCAGCCTGGGGCCACACTGTCCTGTCAGGGAAATGCCGATGGAATGAAAGACAGACTCGTTTAACATCATCAGTGAACAGAACACGATCACACGTGGTTCTCATTCCAGCAGCAAATAACAGTGGCCCACTGCAGCCCCCGAAACGGTTTGTTTGAAATGACAGTTGAGCCAGAAATTATTCCAGCGGATTTCATGGCTCAGCGTTATCTCCCGTCCTCGCGCATAGCGATACATAGCGTGACGGGTGAGACGGAGCTGCGCTTGGACAAGCTGGCAGCGACAAGGGGGCTCTGTTGTGGACGCACAAGGCGCCCCTTTGTGAGCgcggctgcggggagggggggccgggCCGGAGGCCGGGAGCATGCTGCCTCCGCACGCAGCAGAGGGAGCTGCGGGGGGAAATCTGCTGAGAGCGGTGTGCTCCCGGCAGCTGTGAGCTCTCAAGAGAAAATCCCTAAAAACACTTTGCAATGTGGACGATTGTAAGAGACCTGACAGGAGTCCGGTTAAGCGGTGGCCCAGctggtggcaggtgggcagggacctctgttttctctctgcttgttgtttttttttttctttttttaatacgtttttattgatgtcagagaggaagggagagggagagagaagcatcaatgagagagaatcatggaaaggctgcctcctgcacgccccacactggggatggagcctgcaacccgggcctgtgccctgaccgggaatcgaactgtgacctcctggctcataggtcagcgctcagcccccgagccacgccggccgggccacacGGACGTCTTACATGAGCGGATGACTGACCGGCATGCTCTCTGCCAGGTCTCATCCATTCAGGTGTGTTTTCTTGTGAAGAATCACGTAGGAGCCCTGCGTGGTTGCTCCTAACGATCTGTATGCAAACTCTTTCGTTGAAAACGGCTGAGCATGGGCACACCCTGCCCTCTTGGCTCTCGCCGCGGAGCGCGTGGCGTGGGAAGCCCGCTCCGGGCCggaggcggcgggggcggcgggtgggggacGGCGGTTCTCGCTGAGTCTCAGCTCGCGCCTGTCGGTCTCACGGCGGCCGTCTCTGACTTGCAGGCGCATGCCCAGCCTCCTGGAGTATCTGAGCTACAACTGCAACTTCATGGGCATCCTGGCCGGGCCCCTCTGCTCCTACAAGGACTACGTCACCTTCATCGAAGGCAGGTCACACCACGTGACGCGGTCGGGCGAGGACGGCCGAGAAGCGCCCCCCTGCGGAGGAGCGGAGCCGTCCCCAAATGTGAGAGCTGGGGTCTCCGGGCCCGTCGCGCGTGCGGAGGGGTCCTGTTCATTTAAAGATACGAATGTTTTCAAGTTTGGGGtttatttaaatgctttttttttttttacttcagagaggaagggagtgggagagaaagagaaacatcagtgatgagagagagtcatggatcggctgcctcctgcacgccccccactggggatcgagcctgcaacctgggcctgtgccctccttgaccagaatcgaacctgggacccttcagtccacaggccgacgctctatccactgagccaaactggttagggccgaACGTTTTCAAGTTTTGAATTGACCCATCTGTTTCTTTGAAGTATTTTGCtatccctggccaggtagctcagttggttagagcatcgtcctgattcATCAAGGTGCGGGTTCATCGCTGCCAGGCAGGGCGTATACAGGAATCAACCATTGAATGCACAATAAGTGGAACGACAAAaaatctctttctcccccctttgcctctttcttaaaaaatctattttgcaAGAGAAATGGGTCTTCGCCCAGGACCTGGGGGAGATGCTTGGTGGAACGAATCATGATAGAAGAGAAAGAGGTAACTCAGGAAACTGCCTGTCCCTACGTGAGAACAACGCTTTCGAGCGAGGTGTGGAGTCTTCCAGGAGCCGCCCTAACTGCCCGGGGTCCCCCCTGAGGCTGCGTGTTTCAGCAAATTCCgcgtgctcccccccccccccgcccggtgGCATCTCCTGCCTCTCTGAAAGCCTCCTTCCAGCAGCACCTCTTCCACAGCCCTTTCCCATCCCAGCGACGGAAGAGCGACCGCCAGCACTTCGACAGCACGGCCCAGTGCCAGGCGCTGTCGCGGGCCCCGCGCCCTTCCCCCTCCCGCGGCCGGTGCCCTCCTGGCCCCTGCGGGCTGTGCGGCACCTCCGCGCTCTCTGCGCTGCGGGGCACCTGGCCCGCCGGGGTGCCGCCTCCTGGTCAGGCAGGGCTGGGCTTTGTGTCGGCGGCTCTCTGCGGGATTGGCCTGGTGGGATCTGAGAGTCCCacgggcccggccggcgtggctcaggggctgagcgccgacctaggaaccaggaggtcagggttcgagtcctggtcagggcacaggcccagtttcaggctccatcccgagtggggggcgtgcaggaggcagccaatccatggttctctcatcattgatgtttctctctccctctcccttcctctctgacaccaataaaaatatatataaaaaaaaatgaaaatcccaGAAGTTGCTCAGAAAGTCTGTGACAGTAAAAGGGGGTGCGTGTGTTTCTCAGAACGTGGGGCTTGGAGCAAAGggccagcccccccaccccaagttaTTGTAGACAGAGCGAGCGTGGAGAATCGTGGCCCACTGTGCAGCTCATTGTATTTTAGACCAAAAAGGGGCTTCAGTCTCCATACTTTGTGTTACTGGCATTTTTGCTGAGAAATTCTGGATCGAACTGGGTTGAGTATCAGATTGGACATCAGTGTGTCCAGGCCTCTCCCATGGACCATTTTCTGTCTCTCGGCGGCCTCTCAGCCTCTCAGGCCTCACTGCATAGGAGACAGTGAACAGggtaccggggggggggggggggggggcggggttaggCCGTGACCCCCACAGAGGGGGTGGGTTAGGGGGTGACGCCCAcagaggaggtgggtgagggggtgatgtcCACAGAGGAGGTGGGTTAGGGGGTGACGCCCCACGGAAGGGGGTGGGTTAGGGGGTGACGCCCTCAGAGGGGGTGGGTTAGGGGGTGACACCCCACGGAAGTGGGTGGGTTAGGGGGTGACGCCCTCAGAGGGGGTGGGTTAGGGGGTGACGCCCTCAGAGGGGGTGGGTTAGGGGGTGACACCCCACGGaagggggtgggttggggggtgaCGCCCCACGGAGGGGGTGGGTTAGGGGGTGACGCTCTCAgagggggtgggttggggggtgaCGCCCCACGGAGGGGGTGGGTTAGGGGGTGACCCCCACAGAGGGGGTGGGTTAGGGGGTGACGCCCCACAGTGGGGGGGTCAGCGATGATGCCCGTCTCTCTGTGCAGGCGGCCGTGGTGCAGAAGCTGGTGGTCTGTGGGCTGTCCTTACTGGTCCACCTGACCGTCTCGAACGCACTCCCCGTGGAGTACAACATCGACGCGCATTTTCAAGCGACAGCCTCGTGGCCGACGAAGGTTCTCTACTTGTATGTCTCTCTCTTGGCTGCCAGACCCAAATACTATTTTGCATGGACGTTAGGTGAGTAGCATGTGGACGGGTCTCCTGTTAGTGTGCGGACGTGTATCTTACACCCTATGCAGCCGGGGGAGTGCCCCCTGGAGGGCATAGAGGGGAAGCCCGTGAGAACAGGAGGGCTGCTCATGTAGAAGACAGGAGCCCTACCGCTCATACCCACTCCGTGAGGATGTGTCCCAGAAAGGGTTCAGAGACCCTAAAACGGGACCAAGGCCCATCGTGTTAGACGGAAATGGGCATGGCCCTGCTTTTCCTGGTTGAGAATAAGAGATGACATGTCCGATGGCAGGCCCTTCTGGGGGGcgcggcgggggggggtggggggggcacaggTTCTTCATACCCCGCCCCCTGCTTATTCACCGCAGCCGACGCAATTAACAATGCTGCTGGCTTCGGGTTCAGAGGCTACGACAGACACGGGGAAGCTCGCTGGGACTTGATTTCCAACTTGAGGATTCAGCAAATAGAGGTTGGTACCTCACGGAGACGTTAGTTGCCATGTGACACTCAAAGAACCATAGTTTGCTTTCATAGCGTTATGAGGTGATGCCCAAGAGTGGTGTCgaaggttttttgtgtttttttttaaaaaagtatttttattgacttcagaaaggaagggaaagggagagagagatagaaacatccatgatgagacagACGCattcattgactgcctcctgcacgccccctactgggggttgaaccagcaacccgggcatgtgcccttgaccggaatcgaacccggggcccgtcagtccccaggctgatgctctgtccactgagccacaccggccagggcgtggTGGaggatttttaataataatacacCTTCTCACATCGAGCCAGGACTGAGGCTCCCTCCGACGTGAGGGAAGCTCCGGGAGAAGCTCTGCGAGGGGCTGGAGGCGGGCGGATGGTGGCAGCCCACTCCTGCGGGGGTGCCCGGCGGGGCCAGCGTTCCAGGAGCCGGGAGGGGTGGCTGCAGGGCGCGGCGCCAGGGAGCATAGCCGGGGGCCTTAGAGCACCTCCATCCTCGGGAGAGAGCCCGAGCCCTTTGCTTGAGCATCGGGACTTTCTGGGGGATAATGCCTGACCGCCCCGGCCCCCCGAATGCTCACAGGCAGGAGAAGAGGGCGAGAGCCCGCTGAGCTGGGGGGGGTGCCCCACGCCACACACGCTCCCTTGAGCCCCCGTCTCTGAGTCAGAAGAGCGCGCGCAGGAACGACGCCAGGACACTCCCGTCCCTGCCAAGCCCCCTTACCTTTAGCACAAGGCCTTGCTACCCACCTTCCGAACGTCATCCCTTCGCTCTGTTTTTCAGGGGTCAACCAGCTTCAAGATGTTTCTCGATAACTGGAACATCCAGACGGCGCTGTGGCTCAAAAGGTACGTTCCCTCCCACGCTGCCCTCCGCCCCGCGAGGTCGGGCTTCGCTGAGCCGGCCCCGGGTTAGTGAACGGCGTGCGAGGGACACGCGGCCTGGTGACACCGGAAGTGCTGTTACCCCTGCGGGGCCAGGCCGGGAGgccgctggccctgccctcccctccgcccGTGAGGGCCCCTGCCAAGGCCAGGCCAGGTCCTCCTGCTCATTCACTGGGAGCTGGCCCAACGGAACACGTGACTGTACAGGCGCCGAGCGTGCGCCCTAGACTTCCCAGCACCAGCCGGGGTCTTCCCACGTCGGGCCCAGGACAGCCCTGCAGGCCTCGCGGTCGTTTTGGAtattgtttttccattgattttttttttaaagagaatatctttttatgattgatttcagagaggaagggagagggagagagagagaaacatgaatgatgagagagaattatggatcggctgcctcctgcacgtcccactctggggatcaagcctgaaacctgggcctgtgccctgaccgggaatcgaaccctgacctccttgaTCATAGTCGACACTCAGGCAAtgagccacgccaactgggctcagttgattttagagagagtggaagggaagggaagagagaagagagagacacatcaattggttggttGACTCTCCCACTCACCCCACGGGGGCCCAGGGATTGAacgtgcaacccaggtacgtgcccttggccggaatcgaacccgtgacccttcggttcgtgggctgatgctctaactactgggGCAGGGCTCACCGTCTTGTTGGAGACACCGCAGAGCCGTCCACACCTGCTGCTCCCGGCAGCGAGAAGGAGAGAAGGGCAGGGACCGGGTGGAGAGGCCCAGAGCGGGAGGCAGGGCTCGCGCTGACCTTGACGACCAGCAGGAGGCCGTCAGGCGGACGGGGAGGCCGGGCAGCTCAGGCGGAGGGACAGTCCCGGAAGATGACATCAGGAAGATGCTCAGACACCCCGGGGGACAGCGCCCTGCGCTGGACTTCCCTGATGAGCCGCCCGTGCCGCCTCGGCATCCGCGCCTCGACTTTCAGACGGGCCGCGTGTCCCTCTCCCCGCGGTGCCCCCGTGTATCATCACCgctcccgcctgccttgctgtcTCCCGGGGCCGCGCAGGTCGCCAGCGGATCTGCTGCTGCTTCTGTTAAGTGTTGAGCTTGCTGCCTTAGGTGCGTCTTCTTTTCATGCAAGTTGAGTTCTCCGGGCAGCTACAAGAaacttctagaccagcggttctcaacctgtgggttgcgacccctttggcggtcgaacgaccctttcacaggggtcgcctcagaccatcctgcacatcagatatttacatgacgattcatcacagtagcaacatgacagtagcaacgaaaataatgttatggttgggtcacagcatgaggaactgcttttaaagggccagaaggttgagaaccgctgttctagacgaAGCGCCCACTCCCAGGCAGACTAGCTCCCCCGGCTCAATAGGAAGGTCTGGGCTGCTCACGAGAAGGACAAACATGCCAAGTACCCGCACTCTGATCGGGGCTGCGGTTTCCTGTGCGACTGTCCTTCCGCCCAGACACCAGGAAGGGCCTCTGAGCTCAGCTGGACCAGCAAGAGCTGCAATTGCATTTCTCTCCCTAAACCTGACACTTAACAGTCGTCATGTCCCTGAGGTCACGGATGACCACTCTGTGGCCTGAGGTGACGCGTGGTTGTTTCCCGGGCCCCTGGACCTCCTCAGGGGACACAAGAACGGCCGCTGTGGGCTTGACAAGGCTAACCTCTCTGCGGGTTCCTAGGGTGTGTTACGAACGGACCACCTGGAACCCCACCGTCCAGACGTTCGTGCTGTCCGCCATCTGGCACGGGGTGTACCCCGGCTACTACCTGACCTTCCTGACCGGGGTGCTGATGACTCTGGCGGCGCGAGCTGTAAGTGCCAGGGTTCCTTCCCCACCCACGGCAGCCCTGGGGCCCGCccagcggcgggcgggcgggcgggcaggcagaTGGCCGAGGGCTCCCGGGGCTCCGCCTGGTGTGGCTGAGAAGCCGGCACACGGGAGGCACCCACCAGTGGGCATGGTCGTTAGAGAACTTTCTAAAGGAGCCGGGAACGTTCAGTAAGGCCAGGTGGGTGGGCTCCTTTTAGCCAGGTTCCTGggagctgccacctgggagcCTGGTCGGGAGGGAGAGCGGGGTGCGGACGGGCCTGATTTCGCACCAGCCATTCCCAGGCAGACGCCGTTCCGGTGCCGACGCCTGTGACAGCCGACGGGAGGAGCGGGAACGTGAAAGAAAAAAGGATGTTTAAGGTTTCACATTTCAAACCTGAAATGTCCTAGAAGCTAAAACCATTAAAACAGTGGCTCTTAGAAAACTGCTTTGTTTCCCATGggattttgtttaatcctcacccaagggtatggtgtttttttttttaattgatttttgagagaaaggaagggagagagagaaacatcgctgtgaaagagaaacattgattggtggcctcctgcatcctgactgggaatcgaacctgaaaccgtTGGGTGTACAGGACGTCGCTCCGATTAAGCGAGCCGCCGGCCAAGCGAgcgctggccagggcagaaactgCCTTTTAGAGAAGCAATTCCAGCTCCGTTAGCAAACAACAGTGTGCGAGCCATCATTCTCTCCAGGAGGCTCTGTGTCCTGCACACAGGCCGAGGGGCAAGAGGCTGTCTCGGGTCAGGGTTACCATGGTGACAGTGTTACACAATGAAAAGATGGAAGATAGATTCCACTTCATTTATATGCTGTCGTCTACCAAAGATGACTTAAAGAGCTCTAGGcaatggttgtgtgtgtgtgtgtgtgtgtgtgtgtgtgtgtgtgtttcaaatatattttcattggttccagaggtagagagagagagaaaaacatcagtgatgagagagaatcatggatcagctgcctcctgcatgccccctactgaggattgatcccacaaccccgcatgtgccctgaccggtaattgaaccatgacctcctggttcataggttgacgctcaacccctgagccacaccggctgggctgggcaatgttatttttaacttaaaaattttattaagctTTAATACAACTAAAATCTACAGAACCGTTGCAAAGAACTCCTGTATTATGCCCTTTGCCCAGACTCACACATCTGCTGTGAGCTTCCCCACCCGTCCCCGTGTTTTCCTCGTGTGTGGACCGTGTTTCCTGAGCCTGCTTTCCCGTGGCGCCGCCCTAGACCCGCCGGCGTGTGAGCGCGGGCACCCACCTCCCGGAGCGGCTGTAGAGGGAGGCAGTGCGCTCCCACGAACAGCGCTGAAAGTGAAGCCATCCTCTCGCTCCTTTATTTCAGATGAGGAATAACTTCCGACATTACTTCCTCAAGTCCCCGCAGCGGAAACTGCTGTACGACGTCGTCACCTGGGCAGCCACCCAGGTGGCCGTGAGTTACACGGTGGTGCCGTTCGTGCTGCTCTCCGTCAGGCCGTCCTTCGCGTTCTACAGGTGAGTGCTGCTGGCAGCCCTGTCCCTGCGGTGGCTCCGCTTGTGAAAGACGGCGCCTCGCTCTTGGGCACCACGGGAAAATGGCACCGTCGCCTCATTTCCTGCGGCTAAGTGCACCGTCAGTTACTTTAGCCTAAAAGCACATGGTCTCCGGATGCTTGGTAGAGCGTTTCCCCGCTCAGCCCTCAGTCGAGGGTCTGATTGGAGAACGACCAGCCGGGTAACCTCCGGGCTCTCAAACGGCGAACCAGAAAGTGTCGCCGTTCTTTGCAAGGAATCCTTCCTTCTCTTGTTTCCTTTCATCAAAATGACATAAATTAGTCCTCTTCCACTCACCTGCTTTGGTTTCACTCTGTCTGTCATGTTTCATCGGTCCTTGGTCATCGCTGTAATGTAGAAATTACTGTCTTGAATTTCATGTTCTATTTCTCtaactcctccccttcccccaccctctccaTTAGTGATATCTTTGAGATCAAAACCTTTATTCTTTCATAAATTCTGCATTATCTTGGCATTTAGAATGACAGCACAGAATCCGGGGTCAAAAATGGTTGAATTGGATGTGATGAAAACCGTATAGGAAACATTAAGAAACTCCTGCTGCTAAAGTTCCATCGTAACCACTTGTTGCGTATTTTTGAATGAGATGGAGCTGTTTGAATTTTCGCCTAGTTTTTTGGTTCACAATCCCTTGAACTTTTAGCTGTAGGAGGAGGTTAGGCCCCATTTTGGCTTATATTTCACTCGGGGAATGAGGTTTCTAATAGTTTTGATCACGTggcatttctttattttgtgaCAGTAACGTCCACGTTGTGTGACTATTACTCACGTCATTAGGATGCACGTGGCTCGACTGGGGACAGTAACGAGCGGGAGAGGCCGAGCAGCAGCCGCCTgcactggccctgcctcctctgcccGCTGAGCACTGGGTCCTGTGGGCCTGAGGTTCCTGGGTGTATTTAGCCATGGCCTCCCGACCCTCACAAAGGAATGCAACAGGGTGGCTAGGCTCACGCTTACAGCCCGCGTGGCGTTCTGTGGAGCTTCATAAATACCCCGCACGCGCTGCGGGGTGTCACtcagggtggggcggggagggtaaGAGGGCAGCGTGGTCGGTAAACACACGCGGAGGGCAGGTGGCGTTTGGACAAATGTGCAGTTATGACAGATGGCTCATGATCACATGTTTCATCACTGCTTCCCCTTTTCTTTCAGCTCCTGGTCTTACTGCCTTCACATTGCCGGCCTCTTAGTATTGTTGTTCTTGCCCGTGAAAAAGACCCAGAGAGGACAGGATCCACACGAACACAGGCAACTGTCGCGATCCAAAAAGTTTGACGAAAATTCCTGGGGACACAATAGTTTTCCCACAACAACAAACAATGTGTGCAATCAGGGTCCAGCACAAGCCGCCAGACACCCATCGGGAGCGGAGTGACGGGAACCGAGGGCTGTGTTCTGTATGTTCACAGCCACCGATCTTAGCGCCTTCTCCAGGGGGTGGGGTTCGTTGGAAAAGAGAGTaagttgggggggcgggggggagagtcGGACAGTTGCTGATAGGGAAGTCCCTGTGTACTCGATGGGAAATGGAGTGATACTCCCCCTCCCTCGCCACGTTCCCGTGGGCCACGCCTTAGAGAAGGTATTTCCGTGGTCTCAGTGGGCACTCAGGACCTCGGCGTCTGGCCGCAGGGTCCTTCCTCCGGGTGCCCTGTCGCTGAATGTACGCTGTGCACCCCGAGACAGTGGCGAGGTGGGGAAATAACGGTGTCCATCTGACCGATGGAGGGAAATTAGCTTTTCCAAATGAATGTCTTGCCTTAAACCCTCTCTTTCCTCAAATGTCGTTCCTAAATGGTCTTTTCAACTGTAACATTGTGAGAACTCGATTTCAATATTCGATGTGAAATGAGCTGTGAAGGAATTCTGGGGAAATTGGAAACAGGATATTTAAGAttgtggatattttaaaaatgcaataaacGCCTCAGTATTTGAAGGGTTTTCTTAGCGCATCTCCAGTGACTACAGTGCATAGTGACTCTGTGAACAGCTCGGATGCCAAACTATAGGAAACTCATTGCCCTGGAGAGTTTCATTACCTCGTGTCAGTCAGCGAGCCCTTCAAGGAAGAATTTCTTAGACATAATTAAAGACCGGCAATGCGATAGTTTAAGCTTATCTTCTGGCAAAAGAGAGAGGAGATGACGGGGGAAGGCAGGCGTGAGTGAGGACCGCACTGTGCGGCCGGCCGGGGCTGGAGCCGGGGCTGGAGCCGGGCGGCGGCAGGTCCCAAGTGCTCAGCGGAAGTGTTTTTCCTTACCCGTCCGAGCTTCTGCGATACGTAAACATTGACTCACTTTTTAGTGCGTTGGACTCTTAGGAGAAATTTACCATAAATTCTGTCTGTTATAGAAGGCCCGTGGCCGCCACGCCGTGATGCCCAaacga
This window harbors:
- the MBOAT2 gene encoding lysophospholipid acyltransferase 2 isoform X2, which gives rise to MATTSTSTTGSTLLQPLSDAVQLPIDQVNFVVCQLFALLAAVWFRTYLHSSKTSSFIRHVVATLLGLYLAVFCFGWYALHFLVQSGVSYCIMIIIGMEHMHNPMMIMTQKITSLAYEIHDGMFRKDEDLTPSQRDLAVRRMPSLLEYLSYNCNFMGILAGPLCSYKDYVTFIEGRSHHVTRSGEDGREAPPCGGAEPSPNAAVVQKLVVCGLSLLVHLTVSNALPVEYNIDAHFQATASWPTKVLYLYVSLLAARPKYYFAWTLADAINNAAGFGFRGYDRHGEARWDLISNLRIQQIEGSTSFKMFLDNWNIQTALWLKRVCYERTTWNPTVQTFVLSAIWHGVYPGYYLTFLTGVLMTLAARAMRNNFRHYFLKSPQRKLLYDVVTWAATQVAVSYTVVPFVLLSVRPSFAFYSSWSYCLHIAGLLVLLFLPVKKTQRGQDPHEHRQLSRSKKFDENSWGHNSFPTTTNNVCNQGPAQAARHPSGAE
- the MBOAT2 gene encoding lysophospholipid acyltransferase 2 isoform X1 — translated: MATTSTSTTGSTLLQPLSDAVQLPIDQVNFVVCQLFALLAAVWFRTYLHSSKTSSFIRHVVATLLGLYLAVFCFGWYALHFLVQSGVSYCIMIIIGMEHMHKYCFVFALGYLIVCQITRVYIFDYGQYSADFSGPMMIMTQKITSLAYEIHDGMFRKDEDLTPSQRDLAVRRMPSLLEYLSYNCNFMGILAGPLCSYKDYVTFIEGRSHHVTRSGEDGREAPPCGGAEPSPNAAVVQKLVVCGLSLLVHLTVSNALPVEYNIDAHFQATASWPTKVLYLYVSLLAARPKYYFAWTLADAINNAAGFGFRGYDRHGEARWDLISNLRIQQIEGSTSFKMFLDNWNIQTALWLKRVCYERTTWNPTVQTFVLSAIWHGVYPGYYLTFLTGVLMTLAARAMRNNFRHYFLKSPQRKLLYDVVTWAATQVAVSYTVVPFVLLSVRPSFAFYSSWSYCLHIAGLLVLLFLPVKKTQRGQDPHEHRQLSRSKKFDENSWGHNSFPTTTNNVCNQGPAQAARHPSGAE
- the MBOAT2 gene encoding lysophospholipid acyltransferase 2 isoform X3, with amino-acid sequence MMIMTQKITSLAYEIHDGMFRKDEDLTPSQRDLAVRRMPSLLEYLSYNCNFMGILAGPLCSYKDYVTFIEGRSHHVTRSGEDGREAPPCGGAEPSPNAAVVQKLVVCGLSLLVHLTVSNALPVEYNIDAHFQATASWPTKVLYLYVSLLAARPKYYFAWTLADAINNAAGFGFRGYDRHGEARWDLISNLRIQQIEGSTSFKMFLDNWNIQTALWLKRVCYERTTWNPTVQTFVLSAIWHGVYPGYYLTFLTGVLMTLAARAMRNNFRHYFLKSPQRKLLYDVVTWAATQVAVSYTVVPFVLLSVRPSFAFYSSWSYCLHIAGLLVLLFLPVKKTQRGQDPHEHRQLSRSKKFDENSWGHNSFPTTTNNVCNQGPAQAARHPSGAE